A genomic window from Zalophus californianus isolate mZalCal1 chromosome 13, mZalCal1.pri.v2, whole genome shotgun sequence includes:
- the LOC113934852 gene encoding translation initiation factor IF-2-like → MELPLQRTQRGPRGSLRPRTPSPRTPALEEGLGRRGRGRAGNLPHPGSIRAPLLSRPVAPQSASYLDVVASPPPGAGRSVPARGGRGPTVGGAGAGAGRGVRSRQVRGRGRGAKLARDAPRRGRAAASVQCARAAASVCVAAFPFLPRQSSGQTEQRAAAEKPQQPERSAALRGLRAAHSAGSGGRGRRSSGAPGLGLGRGRGLGLGLGRGSRRRARLSRSEARREQSARRLPRLGEAAGPARRPPRLFPFSLHPLAPSPLALQGRQTGLQHQPRRREPPPQSDWAPESVHGDAESRAGPGPEVRPVSPRRQG, encoded by the exons ATGGAGCTCCCGCTTCAGCGAACCCAGAGAGGTCCCCGAGGGTCACTGCGGCCAAG GACGCCGAGCCCCCGAACCCCAGCCCTGGAGGAGGGTCTagggaggaggggccggggaCGCGCAGGAAACTTACCTCACCCGGGCAGCATTCGGGCGCCTCTGCTGTCGAGACCAGTTGCGCCACAGTCCGCAAGTTATCTGGATGTAGTTGCTTCCCCCCCGCCCGGCGCCGGGAGATCTGTGCCGGCGAGGGGCGGAAGGGGCCCGACGgtcggcggggcgggggcgggggcggggcgcggcgtGCGGAGCCGGCAGGTGCGGGGCCGGGGCCGCGGGGCCAAACTCGCCCGGGACGCGCCTCGGCGGGGGCGCGCGGCTGCGAGTGTGCAGTGCGCGCGCGCCGCGGCGAGTGTGTGTGTCGCcgctttccccttccttccccgccAGTCCTCCGGCCAGACGGAGCAGCGAGCGGCAGCCGAAAAGCCCCAGCAGCCGGAGCGCTCCGCTGCCCTGCGCGGCCTCCGCGCAGCGCACTCGGCGGGgagcgggggccgggggcggagGAGCAGCGGCGCCcccgggctcgggctcgggcgcgggcgcgggctcgggctcgggctcgggcgcGGGTCCCGGCGCCGTGCGCGCCTGAGTCGGAGCGAGGCGCGGAGAGAGCAGTCTGCGCGCCGGCTGCCGCGGCTCGGGGAGGCTGCAGGCCCCGCCCGCCGGCCGCCCAGgctcttccccttttctctccaCCCACTTGCTCCATCCCCGCTCGCCCTGCAGGGAAGGCAGACTGGTTTGCAGCACCAGCCGCGGCGGCGGGAACCTCCGCCGCAGTCGGACTGGGCGCCGGAGTCGGTGCATGGGGACGCGGAGAGCCGGGCTGGGCCGGGCCCCGAGGTTCGGCCGGTTTCTCCTAGACGCCAGGGTTAG